A single Klebsiella variicola DNA region contains:
- the gspK gene encoding type II secretion system minor pseudopilin GspK — MKNRQRGVALLMVLFILALMMILASAMTERTAVMYQHTAVTLDNLQARWYALAAENMAAALLQRDALDSPSQTNLAQSWAQEGRRFTLDDGEIRATIRDGRACFNLNAINHRADETSGETPYPTDVFVRLLALLGESPLRASQIAAALGDWTDSDGQPRLNGAEDEVYMAQTPGYLAANQPMQDVSELRLLAGMDAALYQRLLPFVCVQPDDALQVNVNTLRPSQAALLVALFPGELTLQEAQQLLHNRPRTGWSSVAAFLAQPTLQKTDTTLARPWLTVHSTRFIAAFSVVTGNLRFQLHSVLQQEGRTFTVVQRRYGLSMVVDE, encoded by the coding sequence GTGAAAAATCGGCAACGCGGCGTCGCGCTCCTGATGGTGCTGTTCATCCTCGCCCTGATGATGATCCTCGCCAGCGCCATGACCGAACGCACCGCGGTCATGTATCAGCATACCGCCGTGACCCTCGATAATCTGCAGGCCAGATGGTACGCCCTGGCGGCGGAAAACATGGCCGCCGCGCTGCTGCAACGCGACGCGCTGGACTCACCCAGTCAAACGAACCTGGCGCAAAGCTGGGCGCAGGAGGGGCGCCGCTTTACCCTCGACGATGGCGAAATCCGCGCCACGATCCGCGACGGGCGCGCCTGCTTTAACCTCAATGCCATCAACCATCGCGCGGATGAGACCAGCGGCGAAACGCCCTACCCGACCGACGTCTTCGTCCGGCTGTTGGCGCTGCTCGGCGAATCGCCGCTGCGCGCCAGCCAGATCGCCGCCGCCCTTGGCGACTGGACGGACAGCGACGGCCAGCCGCGGCTGAACGGAGCAGAGGATGAGGTCTACATGGCGCAAACTCCGGGCTATCTCGCCGCCAACCAGCCGATGCAGGATGTCAGCGAGCTGCGCCTGCTGGCGGGTATGGACGCCGCCCTCTATCAGCGCTTGCTCCCCTTCGTCTGCGTCCAGCCGGATGACGCGCTGCAGGTCAATGTCAACACCCTGCGGCCCTCCCAGGCCGCTCTGCTGGTGGCCCTCTTTCCCGGCGAGCTGACGCTGCAGGAGGCGCAACAACTGCTGCACAACCGCCCGCGAACCGGATGGAGCAGCGTCGCTGCGTTTCTCGCGCAGCCGACGCTGCAGAAAACCGATACCACGCTTGCCCGCCCCTGGCTGACGGTGCACAGCACGCGCTTTATCGCCGCCTTTAGCGTGGTGACCGGCAATCTTCGCTTTCAGCTGCACAGCGTCCTGCAACAGGAGGGGCGCACGTTTACCGTCGTCCAGCGGCGATATGGACTTTCTATGGTGGTCGATGAATAA
- the gspL gene encoding type II secretion system protein GspL yields the protein MNKFNASPQAMLIVRFAPGLAPLHWQLFAPGEPHHEASGRWPAEDASPFPALAAHYPAWVLIPASDCAFHSLTLPAGLRKPPLQVAPFLLEEQLADDVEATHFALLHRQQAQCEIVAVQRQKMRDWLARCESLSLRPLALTPDVLALPWHPPAWSAVQVDEQWLIRHQPWGGMAAENVWLTELLQSEAEEPVIDSYSPPPAAPGVWRAQPAQTLLTLAARYPATQQLSLLQGEFAVRRRRPAQATWRSAQYAALALALLVGTNSVLDHLDLARQAEAAQQASRAFYHRWFPTEKKVINPRLQMQQHLQTLARQAQHAPLVDRLSALQNILSDTPGIRLRTLSWDAAGNRLQLDIAAVSSRALEQFTQRAQPRFRVRPGDMTTKPDGIEGQLTLEENNG from the coding sequence ATGAATAAGTTTAACGCTTCTCCCCAGGCCATGCTGATCGTGCGCTTCGCCCCCGGGCTGGCGCCGCTGCACTGGCAACTCTTCGCCCCCGGCGAGCCACACCACGAGGCCAGCGGCCGGTGGCCGGCTGAGGACGCCAGCCCTTTCCCGGCGCTGGCGGCGCACTACCCCGCCTGGGTGCTGATCCCGGCCAGCGACTGCGCGTTTCACTCGCTCACCCTGCCGGCGGGCTTGCGTAAACCGCCGCTGCAGGTCGCCCCATTCCTGCTGGAAGAGCAGCTGGCCGACGATGTCGAAGCCACCCATTTTGCCTTGCTCCACCGCCAGCAGGCGCAGTGCGAGATCGTCGCCGTACAGCGGCAAAAAATGCGCGACTGGCTGGCCCGCTGCGAGTCGCTCTCCCTTCGGCCCCTGGCGTTGACGCCCGACGTGCTGGCCCTGCCCTGGCATCCGCCAGCGTGGAGCGCGGTGCAGGTGGACGAGCAGTGGCTGATCCGCCACCAGCCGTGGGGCGGCATGGCGGCGGAAAACGTCTGGCTGACGGAGCTGCTGCAGAGCGAGGCGGAAGAACCAGTCATCGACAGCTATTCACCGCCGCCCGCGGCGCCGGGCGTCTGGCGGGCGCAACCTGCGCAGACATTGCTGACCCTTGCCGCACGCTATCCGGCAACGCAGCAGCTCAGTCTGCTGCAGGGGGAGTTTGCCGTCCGTCGGCGGCGGCCTGCACAGGCGACCTGGCGTTCGGCGCAATATGCCGCACTGGCTCTGGCGTTACTGGTGGGGACAAACAGCGTGCTGGACCATCTCGATCTGGCGCGTCAGGCCGAGGCGGCGCAGCAGGCCAGCCGGGCTTTCTATCACCGCTGGTTTCCGACGGAGAAAAAGGTGATTAATCCGCGACTGCAGATGCAGCAACACCTGCAAACCCTCGCCCGTCAGGCGCAGCATGCCCCCCTCGTCGATCGCCTCAGCGCGCTGCAAAACATCCTCAGCGACACGCCGGGGATCCGCCTGCGGACGCTGAGCTGGGATGCCGCGGGCAACCGTCTGCAGCTGGATATCGCCGCGGTCTCTTCCCGGGCGCTGGAGCAGTTCACCCAGCGGGCGCAGCCGCGGTTTCGCGTCCGGCCAGGCGACATGACCACGAAACCGGATGGCATTGAGGGACAACTGACGCTGGAGGAAAACAATGGCTAA